ATGGCCAATTCGTTATGATGATTTTGGCGCCAAAATTTACATTAGCCGCGGCGTATGTAAATGCTCTTTCATAAGGACAGGATGGGCATCATGGCCGGGGCCAAAAACGGTGCCTGATCGGTTGTCGAGAAGCCGTCCACTCCTACCCCTTCTGCCCGATCCCATCCTCCGCCGGAACCCAATCGCGGTGGCTACACTCCATCCGGTAGCCAAAATCGGTGCTGAAGCTATTGAACGCCTTGCGCGGCCAGTCGCGCAGCGGCTGGCGAGCCAGGTTGCGCAGCCCGCGATAGGCAATGCCCCGATAGCCATAGAGCTGGCGCGAGAGCCAGTCATAGCCCTGCGCCAATCGCTCCGGCGACATTTGGGCGGGGTAGTAGGTCACATGGTTGGTGTCGTAGAGCGACCAGGGCACGCCGGGGATGAGGCGATTCTGCTCGACCCAGGTCTGGCGCTGGGGCGTGCCCACATACGGTGTGAGCACGGTGATACTGACGCCATCCAGCCCGCTGCCGCGGATGAAATCATAGGTGTGCTCGAAGATAGCCGGTGTGTCGCCATCGAAACCAAACACGAACAGCCCCACCACCCCCAACCCCGCCTCGTGCACCCGGTCGATGACCTGGCGATAGCGTTCGATGTTGCCCTTGGCCTTGCCGCCCAACTCACGCCGGTTCTCAGGATTGGCGCTCTCGAAGCCGACGAAGAACTTGTCCATGTGCGCCTCGCGGGCCAGTTTCAGCAGGTCGGGATAGTCGGCCACCAATTGCTCGGCCTGGCACGTCCAGCCGGCCAGCGGCAGCTTGCGCAATTCCTTGAACAGCGCCTCCATGT
This genomic stretch from Caldilineales bacterium harbors:
- a CDS encoding B12-binding domain-containing radical SAM protein; its protein translation is MSIRKAYLIQPGRDGAFLRKATMAPYTLMRLASLVPDEVEVEIIDEDLRPVPFDQLGPGDLVGITAKTLQIDRARWIAERAQARGAKVVIGGAHATLAPDEVSAWADSIAVGEAYRTWPQMIADFDCGQLQPRYVDEEWAHLDDLKPLTDRVLRQVDENRNYWTPYLEITRGCPRSCTFCTAIRVSGRVMRLRPVEQVVEEIERRRIRRFFLTDDNFGLNFRLYPDYMEALFKELRKLPLAGWTCQAEQLVADYPDLLKLAREAHMDKFFVGFESANPENRRELGGKAKGNIERYRQVIDRVHEAGLGVVGLFVFGFDGDTPAIFEHTYDFIRGSGLDGVSITVLTPYVGTPQRQTWVEQNRLIPGVPWSLYDTNHVTYYPAQMSPERLAQGYDWLSRQLYGYRGIAYRGLRNLARQPLRDWPRKAFNSFSTDFGYRMECSHRDWVPAEDGIGQKG